Proteins from a single region of Chitinibacter bivalviorum:
- a CDS encoding sensor domain-containing phosphodiesterase, whose protein sequence is MLSESSGFSSLAMHEQQALGTYHTYFNAFDSVVSILTHTDEPDYLLDMLQVLGQASRSSMTGLYLNDEHGRCAKLVAAWRDQDCSLLEYTPAPFLSIDYDQYALLADTLAVGMVLNKSLLELPLAEQMLLAQVGIRHLLCVPLLQGGELFGFLAFLNDSEERQPDSVALRLLAMLSNHVAQALGKAKLEAESLANQQRLRALVGATQDMVFELDAQAIVRHVWSGHPALPAGDVMLNRPMATVLPYELASELLRLLPQILAGQSSQQFNCMLPEQDVCLLVRVQPVGTAQQRSVVVLLQDISALMHDAARKKTMLDTLNLLEEAIVDLLPTGVLTEATLGWSKLRGIEARDLPAELGRPLISWVHPEDIKLVSHIIDRQAKSKEPASERFRLLRADGDFIWVELRLIAHFSPDGRVTALRGVMRDVTVAHLNEQNITQMALYDGLTRLPNRLLLDNELHRAIDEARREHRKVALGFIDLDHFKQINDAFGHKTGDDLLVMLAQRLNEVLPENGLLARWGGDEFIALIPEVESQKHLAEIAEQLRLAARQSIMINGMETQPTVSVGFAIYPDNAESGDELLSAADHTMYHAKHAGRNSVCFYSDIVHLKALGREHVAIQSRLSSAIRHGGLQVFYQPIVNARTGEVIAVEALARWMDDKSGWISPELFIPMAEKVGLIQELSEQIMLQSFAKLRDWRESGLSQKLMINVSRSQLYLPTFVTTLVERLTQFKLRPSDVIIEITESVALTDYARQMRHLRQLGAAGFVLAIDDFGTGYSSLSQLHEMPAQMLKVDVSFSQRLHTEDGRRVMQAIAQMAQALQLDLVIEGVETLETVRFLQGLGVNYMQGFYFSQPVPSGVAELWMRLGLQGKT, encoded by the coding sequence TCAAGATTGTAGTCTGCTGGAATATACCCCCGCACCGTTTCTGTCTATAGATTATGATCAGTATGCTTTGCTGGCAGATACCCTTGCTGTTGGTATGGTGCTGAATAAGTCATTGCTCGAATTACCTTTGGCCGAGCAAATGTTGCTCGCTCAGGTTGGGATTCGGCATTTGTTGTGCGTTCCTTTATTGCAGGGTGGCGAGTTATTTGGTTTTCTGGCTTTTTTGAATGACAGCGAAGAGCGCCAGCCTGATTCTGTCGCATTACGTTTGCTGGCCATGTTGTCTAATCATGTGGCCCAAGCCCTGGGTAAAGCCAAGCTGGAAGCCGAATCACTCGCTAATCAGCAACGTTTACGCGCCTTGGTTGGGGCGACCCAAGACATGGTGTTTGAGCTGGATGCACAAGCGATAGTACGTCATGTCTGGTCTGGACATCCCGCATTGCCAGCGGGTGATGTGATGCTCAATCGCCCGATGGCGACGGTGTTGCCGTATGAATTGGCGAGTGAATTACTACGTTTATTACCGCAAATATTGGCAGGGCAGAGCAGTCAGCAATTTAATTGTATGTTGCCCGAGCAAGATGTTTGCCTGTTGGTCAGAGTTCAGCCTGTTGGCACAGCGCAGCAACGCAGCGTCGTGGTCTTGCTGCAAGATATTTCGGCGCTGATGCATGATGCTGCGCGCAAAAAAACCATGCTCGATACGCTCAATTTATTGGAAGAAGCGATCGTTGATTTATTGCCAACCGGCGTTTTGACTGAGGCCACTTTAGGTTGGTCAAAATTGCGTGGTATTGAAGCGCGCGACTTGCCGGCCGAACTTGGGCGACCCTTGATTAGCTGGGTGCATCCAGAAGACATCAAACTCGTTAGCCACATTATTGATCGACAAGCGAAATCCAAAGAGCCAGCGAGCGAGCGTTTTAGGTTGTTGCGCGCTGATGGCGACTTTATTTGGGTTGAGTTGCGACTGATTGCCCATTTTAGCCCTGACGGACGCGTTACTGCTTTGCGTGGTGTGATGCGCGATGTAACGGTGGCGCACCTGAACGAGCAAAATATCACCCAAATGGCGCTGTACGATGGCCTGACCCGGCTACCTAATCGCCTGCTATTGGATAATGAATTGCATCGTGCCATTGATGAAGCGCGGCGCGAACATCGCAAGGTCGCCTTGGGTTTTATTGACCTAGACCACTTCAAGCAAATCAATGATGCTTTTGGCCATAAAACTGGCGATGATTTGCTGGTGATGCTGGCTCAGCGGCTCAATGAAGTGTTGCCTGAAAATGGCTTGTTGGCGCGCTGGGGTGGCGACGAATTTATCGCGCTGATTCCTGAGGTGGAGAGCCAGAAGCATTTGGCTGAAATTGCCGAGCAGCTCCGCCTGGCCGCGCGGCAAAGCATCATGATAAATGGCATGGAAACGCAGCCGACGGTGTCGGTGGGCTTTGCCATTTATCCCGATAATGCAGAAAGCGGCGATGAGCTGCTCTCTGCTGCTGACCATACGATGTACCACGCCAAGCACGCGGGGCGTAACAGCGTGTGTTTCTACAGCGATATTGTGCATCTGAAGGCGCTGGGTCGTGAGCATGTCGCGATTCAATCGCGACTCTCGAGTGCGATTCGTCATGGTGGTTTGCAGGTTTTCTATCAGCCGATAGTAAATGCGCGTACTGGCGAGGTCATTGCCGTTGAAGCGCTGGCTCGTTGGATGGATGATAAAAGCGGTTGGATTAGCCCCGAGTTGTTTATTCCGATGGCAGAAAAAGTCGGGCTGATTCAGGAATTATCTGAGCAGATTATGCTGCAATCGTTTGCCAAGTTGCGAGATTGGCGCGAATCGGGTTTGTCGCAAAAACTGATGATCAATGTCTCGCGCAGTCAGCTATATTTGCCAACCTTTGTTACGACCTTGGTTGAGCGATTGACGCAATTTAAATTGCGGCCAAGCGATGTGATTATTGAAATCACCGAAAGCGTGGCGCTCACCGATTATGCGCGTCAGATGCGGCATTTACGCCAGCTCGGTGCGGCTGGGTTTGTGCTGGCGATTGACGACTTTGGCACTGGCTATTCGTCTTTGTCGCAGTTGCATGAAATGCCAGCGCAAATGCTCAAAGTCGATGTTTCATTCTCGCAGCGCTTGCATACCGAAGATGGCCGTCGGGTAATGCAGGCCATCGCGCAAATGGCGCAAGCTTTGCAGCTCGATTTGGTGATTGAGGGCGTTGAAACCCTGGAAACCGTGCGCTTTTTGCAGGGCTTGGGCGTGAATTATATGCAGGGCTTTTACTTTAGCCAGCCGGTGCCATCGGGTGTGGCTGAGCTGTGGATGCGCTTGGGTTTGCAGGGTAAAACCTGA
- a CDS encoding peptidylprolyl isomerase yields MTSSLKLGLKLRTLFCAIPLLAAMVSQPVLAEVVTIDRVVALVNKNAITQLELNRKVTAIKANLERQKVKLPPDNVLQQQVLEKMILDQLQIQYAEMTGLKVDDKQLENAINNLAEQNKLTVPEFRKRLESNNIPWRQFREEIRQEIIMARLKEREIDSRVVVTESEINDYLKLSEGKMGMEYLLAQIQVNIPENASPEIIQAKRARIQAALEEINAGKSFETVAASYSNDPNATKGGNLGWRPAGSLPPAFTSLLEKTPIGSMTDVVRTPVAFHIFKLLDKRTEEQRVIMKQTHARHILIRSNEIVSTDDARTKLLQIRERIMSGQDFATMAKSYSDDITAAKGGDLGWLSPGETVPQFEEAMNALQLNEISMPVQSPFGFHLIQALERRDQDVTKEQARFKIRNELKQRKAEEQYDDWLRQLRDRARVVIRLKDE; encoded by the coding sequence ATGACATCTAGTCTGAAATTAGGTTTGAAATTGCGCACTCTGTTTTGCGCCATTCCTCTGCTCGCAGCCATGGTCAGCCAGCCCGTCTTGGCCGAAGTGGTGACCATTGACCGCGTGGTGGCGCTGGTGAATAAAAATGCCATCACCCAGCTTGAACTCAATCGCAAAGTAACTGCTATCAAAGCCAATCTGGAACGTCAAAAAGTAAAGTTGCCACCAGACAATGTGCTGCAGCAACAAGTCTTGGAAAAAATGATTCTGGACCAACTCCAGATCCAATATGCCGAGATGACGGGCTTGAAGGTTGACGACAAGCAACTTGAAAACGCAATTAATAATCTAGCCGAACAAAATAAGCTGACCGTCCCCGAGTTTCGCAAACGACTCGAAAGCAACAATATTCCATGGCGCCAATTTCGCGAAGAGATTCGCCAAGAAATCATCATGGCGCGCCTAAAAGAGCGTGAGATTGATTCGCGTGTTGTCGTTACCGAGTCGGAAATCAATGACTACCTCAAGCTTTCCGAGGGGAAAATGGGCATGGAATATTTGCTGGCACAAATTCAGGTCAATATTCCTGAAAACGCCAGCCCTGAAATCATTCAAGCCAAACGCGCACGCATTCAAGCGGCCCTAGAAGAAATAAACGCAGGCAAATCATTTGAAACCGTCGCGGCCAGCTACTCCAATGATCCGAACGCGACCAAAGGAGGCAATTTAGGCTGGCGCCCTGCCGGCTCACTGCCACCTGCGTTTACCAGCTTGCTCGAGAAAACCCCTATTGGCAGCATGACCGATGTCGTGCGTACACCCGTTGCCTTTCATATATTCAAATTGCTGGATAAACGCACGGAAGAGCAGCGCGTCATCATGAAGCAAACGCATGCGCGCCATATTCTGATTCGCAGCAATGAAATTGTGTCCACGGATGACGCTCGCACCAAACTCTTGCAAATCCGCGAGCGCATCATGAGCGGTCAAGACTTTGCCACCATGGCCAAATCCTATTCGGATGACATAACAGCAGCCAAAGGCGGCGATCTGGGTTGGCTTAGCCCAGGCGAAACCGTGCCGCAATTTGAAGAAGCAATGAATGCATTGCAACTCAATGAAATTAGCATGCCGGTGCAATCGCCCTTCGGTTTTCACCTTATTCAAGCGCTTGAGCGCCGTGATCAGGACGTAACAAAAGAACAAGCGCGCTTCAAAATTCGCAACGAGCTCAAACAGCGTAAAGCCGAAGAACAATACGACGACTGGTTGCGTCAATTGCGCGACCGTGCGCGCGTCGTCATTCGCCTGAAGGACGAGTAA
- a CDS encoding LPS-assembly protein LptD, which yields MRVHQSPPFHLTILKLSLAVLPCFVAAQAIAQTSDQPEPPIFIESDEASAQAGQYTEAKGNVVINRDTLEVHSDWAKYNLISDTVHAGNKVVMTKDGDTLTGTRLDMSVDTREGELEQATYLMGQGLARGEAVKVLFEGKDKYRIQSGSMTTCTPEQNSWALHAREMDLDYTQNYGQAWHGWLEFQSVPVFYYPWVDFPLDGGRKTGFLMPNVAYSSTTGLELTVPFYWNIAPNFDATITPSYFGERGLMLGGEFRYLQPSFGGVIRAEGIQDKESETNRYSILFQHSQQLADRLRLDINYQRVSDDHYFVDFGDRLSVASQVNLPQEAILSYSGSNWSTYLRAQQYQTLQNTSSPITPPYSRLPQWYFSYNPDLGGGTQTSITGEFTRFRSDTQNQGDRSWIYPTVSLPWANSYSFITPKIGVNATYYSNESASGQDLGTQSRVLPIASVNSGLFFEREGTLLGSNVVQTLEPQLYYLYIPFKDQSKLPNYDSGNTDLSWSQLFAENKFSGNDRINDANQVTLALNTRLFDDDSGVERFYAGIGQRFYLSQPKVELNGTAASSNQYNSASDFLLMMGGNLPYDLRFNYTLQQDLSNGTTQRSDLNLNWSPGEYKTINARYAVNRLTHIEQGSLSGQWPLGAGWYGVASYTHSFIDNQSLESLAGLEYNGGCWALRLAAQRYVTTNSEYKTNYFILLELGGLAGIGMNPISTLRQSIPGYADTYTSPKLR from the coding sequence ATGCGGGTGCATCAATCGCCACCATTTCACCTCACTATTTTAAAGCTCTCGCTGGCCGTGTTGCCTTGCTTTGTCGCTGCACAAGCCATCGCGCAAACGAGCGACCAGCCTGAGCCGCCCATCTTTATCGAATCCGATGAGGCCAGCGCACAGGCTGGGCAATATACCGAGGCCAAAGGCAATGTCGTGATCAATCGCGACACGCTGGAAGTGCATTCAGACTGGGCTAAATACAATCTGATTTCAGATACGGTGCACGCGGGCAATAAAGTCGTGATGACCAAAGATGGCGACACACTCACTGGCACACGTCTGGATATGTCGGTCGATACCCGCGAAGGTGAGCTGGAACAGGCCACTTATTTGATGGGCCAGGGTTTGGCGCGCGGCGAAGCAGTCAAAGTTTTATTTGAAGGCAAAGATAAATACCGCATCCAATCGGGGTCGATGACGACATGCACCCCCGAGCAAAACTCATGGGCGCTGCACGCGCGCGAGATGGATCTTGATTACACCCAAAATTACGGTCAGGCCTGGCATGGTTGGCTGGAATTTCAAAGTGTGCCGGTCTTTTATTACCCTTGGGTTGACTTCCCGCTCGATGGTGGCCGCAAAACCGGCTTTCTAATGCCCAATGTGGCGTACAGCAGCACCACGGGTTTGGAGCTGACTGTTCCATTTTATTGGAATATCGCGCCCAATTTTGATGCCACGATTACGCCGAGTTATTTTGGCGAGCGCGGCTTGATGCTCGGCGGCGAGTTTCGCTATTTACAACCCAGCTTTGGCGGCGTAATTCGTGCTGAAGGCATTCAAGACAAAGAAAGCGAAACCAATCGCTACAGCATTTTATTTCAGCACTCGCAGCAGCTAGCCGATCGCTTGCGCCTGGATATTAATTACCAACGTGTATCGGATGATCACTACTTTGTCGATTTTGGCGATCGACTTTCCGTGGCCTCGCAAGTCAATCTGCCGCAAGAAGCCATTTTGTCGTATAGCGGCAGCAATTGGTCGACCTATTTGCGGGCCCAGCAATATCAAACCTTGCAAAACACGAGTAGTCCAATCACCCCGCCGTACTCGCGTTTGCCACAATGGTACTTTAGCTATAACCCTGATCTTGGGGGCGGAACACAAACCAGTATCACAGGCGAATTCACCCGTTTTCGCAGCGACACACAAAATCAGGGCGATCGCAGCTGGATTTACCCGACGGTGAGTCTGCCATGGGCCAATAGCTATAGCTTTATCACGCCCAAAATTGGGGTGAATGCCACTTACTACAGCAATGAATCGGCCAGCGGGCAGGACCTTGGCACACAATCTCGCGTGCTACCGATTGCCAGTGTCAATTCGGGTTTATTCTTTGAGCGCGAAGGCACGTTACTAGGTAGCAATGTGGTGCAAACGCTTGAGCCTCAGCTCTACTACCTGTACATACCATTCAAAGATCAATCCAAACTGCCCAATTATGACTCAGGCAATACGGATTTATCATGGTCGCAATTGTTTGCCGAAAATAAATTCTCGGGTAATGACCGCATTAACGATGCAAACCAAGTTACCCTAGCTCTCAATACCCGCCTGTTTGACGATGACAGTGGTGTTGAACGGTTTTATGCTGGGATTGGTCAGCGCTTTTATTTATCGCAGCCCAAAGTCGAGCTCAATGGCACGGCGGCCAGTAGCAATCAATACAATAGCGCCTCAGACTTCCTGCTGATGATGGGTGGTAATTTACCCTACGATCTGCGCTTTAATTACACGCTGCAGCAAGATTTGAGCAACGGCACTACGCAACGTTCGGACTTGAACTTGAATTGGTCGCCCGGCGAATACAAGACCATCAATGCGCGCTATGCGGTCAATCGCTTGACTCATATTGAGCAAGGCAGCTTAAGTGGCCAATGGCCGCTGGGTGCAGGTTGGTATGGCGTTGCCAGCTATACGCATTCTTTTATCGACAATCAATCACTAGAGTCGCTCGCTGGGCTTGAATATAATGGCGGCTGCTGGGCATTGCGCCTGGCCGCGCAACGCTATGTAACGACCAATAGTGAATACAAAACCAATTACTTTATCCTGCTTGAGTTAGGTGGGCTGGCCGGTATCGGGATGAATCCGATTTCGACACTGCGTCAATCCATTCCTGGCTATGCCGATACTTACACTTCGCCCAAATTACGTTAA
- the pdxA gene encoding 4-hydroxythreonine-4-phosphate dehydrogenase PdxA yields the protein MQTTQPLAITTGEPAGIGPEITIAMAASSILPQRMVILADRTLLLERAQCVGVAREIIAAWPDYTPECTAPVSVLHTPLATPSVAGQLNPANAAYVLTLLDRAIDGSTRGEFSAIVTAPIHKGVINEGTNGGYFSGHTEYLAEKTHTPQVVMMLAGEYGDQQQMRVALATTHLPLKDVANELTTESLQTTLRILHDDLQHKFGLAAPRIIVAGLNPHAGESGHMGREEIDVIIPVLAQLRAEGMNLIGPLPADTLFNPPILAQGDAVLAMYHDQGLPVLKFATFGAGINITLGLPIIRTSVDHGTALNIAGTGQADIGSLIAATKLAAQLAATAH from the coding sequence ATGCAAACCACGCAGCCATTGGCAATTACCACGGGTGAGCCAGCAGGTATTGGCCCAGAAATCACAATTGCCATGGCTGCTAGCAGCATACTTCCACAGCGTATGGTGATATTGGCCGATCGCACGCTCTTGCTTGAGCGCGCGCAATGCGTCGGAGTTGCGCGTGAAATCATCGCCGCATGGCCCGATTACACGCCCGAATGTACTGCGCCCGTTTCAGTACTGCACACGCCCTTGGCAACGCCCTCCGTCGCGGGTCAACTCAATCCGGCCAACGCGGCCTATGTTCTGACTTTACTTGATCGCGCCATTGACGGCAGTACCCGTGGTGAGTTTTCCGCCATCGTGACCGCACCAATTCACAAAGGTGTGATTAACGAAGGCACTAATGGCGGGTATTTCTCTGGACATACCGAGTATCTTGCCGAAAAGACTCATACCCCACAGGTTGTCATGATGCTGGCGGGTGAATATGGCGATCAGCAGCAAATGCGCGTGGCATTGGCGACGACGCATTTGCCGCTCAAAGACGTCGCCAACGAGCTGACGACTGAATCACTGCAAACCACATTGCGCATTCTGCATGACGATCTGCAACACAAATTCGGCTTGGCTGCGCCACGGATTATTGTCGCGGGTTTAAATCCGCATGCAGGCGAATCGGGCCATATGGGGCGAGAAGAAATCGATGTGATTATTCCAGTGCTAGCGCAATTGCGCGCCGAGGGCATGAATCTGATCGGCCCACTACCAGCCGACACGCTATTTAACCCGCCCATTCTGGCGCAGGGTGACGCCGTCTTGGCGATGTATCACGATCAAGGCCTGCCCGTACTCAAATTTGCCACCTTTGGCGCAGGCATCAATATCACACTGGGTTTACCCATTATCCGTACTTCCGTCGATCACGGCACCGCCCTCAATATCGCGGGTACTGGTCAGGCCGATATCGGCAGCCTGATTGCGGCAACGAAGCTGGCGGCTCAATTAGCCGCTACCGCTCACTAA
- the rsmA gene encoding 16S rRNA (adenine(1518)-N(6)/adenine(1519)-N(6))-dimethyltransferase RsmA — MAHIPRKRFGQNFLQDQGVIASIINAVDPHKEDAIVEIGPGLAALTIPLMARVPQLHVVEIDRDIVTHLSARYSAEQLVIHNCDALMFDFGALAREIAPGGRIKLVGNLPYNISTPLLFHLASFGDVIYDMHFMLQKEVVDRMVAEPGTTDYGRLSIMLQYRYLMDHIIDVPPESFDPPPKVDSAVVRMVPYDVLPHPAKDEEHLRNLVQTAFAQRRKTIRNNLKGIANDDALAAVGIEPSLRPENISVAQYVALSNALVK, encoded by the coding sequence ATGGCTCATATCCCACGCAAACGCTTTGGGCAAAATTTTTTGCAAGACCAAGGCGTGATCGCCAGCATTATCAACGCGGTTGATCCACACAAAGAAGACGCGATTGTCGAGATTGGACCCGGCTTGGCGGCGCTGACGATTCCACTGATGGCGCGTGTGCCGCAACTGCACGTCGTTGAAATTGACCGTGACATCGTCACACATTTGTCGGCACGCTATAGCGCCGAGCAATTGGTGATTCACAATTGCGACGCCTTGATGTTCGACTTTGGCGCCTTAGCGCGCGAGATTGCACCTGGCGGCCGCATTAAGTTGGTCGGCAACTTGCCCTACAATATTTCAACACCGCTGCTGTTTCATCTGGCGAGCTTTGGTGACGTGATTTACGACATGCACTTTATGCTGCAAAAAGAAGTCGTCGATCGCATGGTCGCCGAGCCGGGCACTACTGATTACGGTCGCCTGTCGATCATGCTGCAATACCGCTATTTGATGGATCACATTATCGATGTGCCGCCAGAAAGCTTTGATCCTCCGCCCAAAGTGGATTCAGCCGTGGTGCGCATGGTGCCCTACGATGTATTGCCGCACCCCGCCAAAGATGAAGAACACCTGCGTAATCTGGTGCAAACCGCCTTTGCTCAGCGCCGCAAAACCATCCGCAATAATCTGAAAGGCATCGCCAACGATGACGCCTTGGCCGCCGTTGGTATTGAGCCTAGCTTGCGCCCAGAAAACATCAGCGTTGCTCAGTATGTTGCGCTTTCTAACGCCCTGGTGAAATAA
- a CDS encoding substrate-binding periplasmic protein — MMKSVLFLLCLILSPLIGASEKITIYSQYDYPPFWSEGHGLTADLAQKLTELSQDKYQFVVEIIPRKRLDAMMQSPKWQGIVPWANPSWFGDEQQSRFIWSSTLFMDADLVVSNQPINFAGPESLYGKRLGGILGHRYIELEQDIAAGKIIRDDAPSQSNNLKKLMTQRVDVVFIPHSSWIDLQQTAPESIKGLFLAATPRNRYERRLLISPNNPALAQYISKTLESMSRDSSWQYKIKAYNFGGAK; from the coding sequence ATGATGAAATCAGTATTGTTCTTGCTCTGTTTGATACTTAGCCCGCTCATTGGGGCTAGCGAAAAAATCACGATCTACAGCCAATATGATTACCCTCCATTTTGGTCTGAAGGTCATGGTTTGACTGCCGATCTCGCGCAAAAATTGACTGAGCTGAGCCAAGACAAATATCAGTTTGTCGTCGAAATCATACCCCGCAAACGGCTCGATGCCATGATGCAGTCTCCAAAATGGCAAGGCATAGTGCCCTGGGCCAACCCAAGCTGGTTTGGCGACGAACAACAAAGCCGCTTTATTTGGTCTTCGACCCTATTTATGGATGCAGATTTAGTCGTCAGTAATCAGCCCATCAATTTTGCAGGGCCAGAAAGCCTCTATGGGAAACGGCTAGGCGGCATTTTAGGGCATCGTTATATCGAGTTGGAACAGGATATTGCGGCAGGCAAAATCATCCGCGACGATGCCCCCAGCCAAAGCAATAATCTGAAAAAGTTAATGACACAGCGTGTCGATGTGGTGTTTATTCCGCATAGTAGCTGGATCGATTTGCAGCAAACGGCACCGGAGAGCATTAAGGGACTGTTTCTGGCAGCAACACCCAGAAATCGTTACGAACGTCGTTTGCTCATTAGCCCGAATAATCCGGCCCTAGCGCAATACATTAGCAAAACACTAGAGAGCATGAGCCGAGATTCAAGCTGGCAATATAAGATTAAAGCTTACAATTTTGGCGGTGCGAAATAG
- a CDS encoding amino acid ABC transporter ATP-binding protein, with translation MIRFSQVNKWYGRDHHVLKNLNLEVKQGEVVVLCGPSGSGKSTLIRTINQLEAINDGEIWVDGIQANNPKTNINKLREEVGFVFQHFNLYPHLSVLENITLAPIQVKKQSVEQANAKALELLERVGLAHKKDAYPGNLSGGQQQRVAIARGLAMNPRVMLFDEPTSALDPEMIGEVLEVMKSLAESGMTMMVVTHEMGFAREVADRVIFLDQGEILEDTDPEAFFTSPKTDRAKQFLRQILAPMHQ, from the coding sequence ATGATCCGCTTTAGCCAAGTCAATAAATGGTATGGTCGCGACCACCATGTATTAAAAAACCTCAACCTTGAAGTCAAACAAGGCGAGGTGGTCGTGCTGTGTGGGCCATCGGGCTCGGGGAAATCGACCCTGATTCGCACGATCAATCAGCTCGAAGCCATTAATGATGGTGAGATTTGGGTCGATGGCATTCAAGCCAACAATCCGAAAACCAACATCAACAAATTGCGCGAAGAAGTCGGTTTTGTATTTCAACACTTCAATCTTTACCCGCATTTGTCGGTACTCGAAAACATTACACTCGCACCGATTCAGGTCAAAAAGCAATCGGTCGAACAAGCCAATGCCAAAGCGCTGGAATTGCTTGAGCGTGTCGGTTTAGCGCACAAAAAAGACGCTTATCCGGGCAATCTGTCGGGTGGTCAGCAACAACGTGTCGCCATTGCACGCGGTTTAGCGATGAACCCTCGCGTCATGCTGTTTGACGAACCAACCAGTGCGCTAGACCCCGAAATGATCGGTGAGGTGCTGGAAGTCATGAAATCGCTGGCCGAGTCCGGCATGACGATGATGGTGGTCACGCACGAGATGGGCTTTGCGCGCGAAGTGGCCGATCGCGTGATCTTCCTAGATCAGGGTGAGATTTTGGAAGACACCGATCCAGAGGCCTTCTTTACCAGCCCGAAAACGGATCGCGCCAAACAATTCTTACGCCAAATTCTGGCGCCCATGCATCAGTAA